The Pseudonocardia sp. HH130630-07 DNA window GACGGACGGTGTGCCCGGTGCGTTCCGGCCGGCGGTGAGCAGGTGCCAGCACACCCAGATCAGCGCGGCGAGACCGAGCACTCCGACCATCAGTATGAGCGGGCCACCCGCCACGAAAGCCACAATGCCCACGGCGATCACCGCAGGCCAGGCCAGGGTGCCCAGCCATTTGTCCTGATCGGAGAAGCGCGGGCTGCCCCACAGCAGCACCACCCCGACGATCCAGCCGAGGACCGGCATGGCGAACCCGCCCAGCAGCAGCACCAGCACGGCGATCACGTCGTAGACCTCGACCGGACCGGCATCCGGGCGGGCAACCGGGCCGGTCTCCTTGCGCGCGGCGGCCGCGACCAGCTCGGGCGCACCGAGCCCGTCCAGCACCCGGCGGGCGGTCAGCTCGTCGGATCCGGGCGGCACGGCCTCGGCCAGGTGCGCGGCGAGGTCGGCGAGCAGCTCCTCGCGCTGGTCCGCCGGCAGGTCCGCGGTCGCGGCGCGCAGCCGCAGCAGGTAGCGCTCGACCAGTTCGGCGGCCGGGACCCCGTCGTCGGTCATGCGCCCGCCCCCCGGGGCCGGGCCGGTTTCCGGCCGGCGAGCTCGTCGGCTGGTGTCGCGGTGTTCACGGTTCCCCCGTGGTCGTGGTGTGCGTCGTCATGCCGATCCCGCCAGCAGCAGGCCGTCCACGGCGTCGCGGAACCGCGACCATTCCTCCCGGAACGCGGCCAGCGCGGCGGCCCCGGACTCGGTGAGCCGGTAGTAGCGGCGCGGCGGCCCCGCCGGGGACTCCTGCCAGGTCGTGCTGACCAGCCCGTCGGAACGCAGCCGGGACAGCAGCGGGTAGATCGTTCCCTGGCCTGCGGCGAGCGCGTCGCTGGCGGCCAGCTCGGAGACCAGCTCGACGGCGTAGCGCTCCCGGACGTCCAGCAGCGCCAGCACGCAGAACGCGACGGTGCCGCGGCGCAGCTCGCTCACCGACCGCCCTGCCCGACCCGGTTCCATGCATCGCAAGGTACCTCCGCCGGCCCGCTTCCGGCAAACGGAGCAACGGGACGGTGGTCGCCGGACGATCCGGGCGGAGGGGTTGCGCTTCCCGGCTTTCACTAGTTAACTAGTGAAAGCAAGCAAGGAACACGCACCGAGGGGGAACACGATGAAGGCACGAATCCTGGTCACCGGTCTGCTGACGCTGGCGCTCGCCGCCGGGGGCGCCGGCACCGCGCTCGCCGACCCGCCGGCCACCGACGACCCGACGCCGATGACCGTGACCTCGCTCTACGGCCCCGTCCAGGCGACCGCGCTGAACGTGCACGGCGAAGGCCCGACGTTCGAGGTGCCGGCCGGCGGGCAGGTCGACATCCCGACCGACGAGGGCGGCTACACCCGGCTCGTGATCTCCGAGAACGGTCAGTACGTCGGCGAGTACCCGCTCTACAACCCGCACCTGCACACCTACTGCGAGGTGCGCCCCGCACCCGAGGACCCGCGCCTGAGCTGCGGCATCATCGCCTGAGCCACGGACGGCGCATCCCGGGAGGAGGGGACCCGGGGAGCGCCGGCCGGCCACCGGGCCGGGTGCCGGTGGGGGATCGGCACCCGGCCCGCATGATGTGGCACGACACCGTCCGGAGGGGGGACAACGGTGATCGAGTACCGGATCGACCGGCGTTCCGGGGTGGCCGCGTACGTGCAGATCGTCCAGCAGACGAAAGAAGCCCTGCTGCTGGGGACGCTGCAGGCCGGGGACCGGCTGCCGACGGCCCGCGAGGTCGTCGAGGCCACCGCGATCAACCCGAACACCGTGCTCAAGGCCTACCGCGAGCTGGAGCGGGACGGGCTGGTGGAGGCGAAACGCGGGGTCGGGACGTTCATCCGGCCCGACGCCGCCGTCGCCGGGCCCGCCGCGGGCTCGCCGCTGCGGGCCGAGATCGAGGACTGGGCCGCCCGCGCCGTCGCGGCCGGGCTGAGCCGCGAGGAGGCCGACGCGCTCACGCGGGCCGCCCTCGCGCGGCACTACGACCGAGGAGAGGCATGACCACCGCAGCGACGCACGCGGTGCGCACCACCGGGCTCGGCCGCCGGCACGGCGGGACCCGGGCGCTGCGCGACTGCTCACTGACCGTCGAGCCCGGCTCCGTGCTCGCGCTGACCGGCGCACCCGGTGCGGGCAAGTCGACGCTGCTCGGGCTGCTGGCCGGGCTCGACCGGCCGACCGAGGGCACCGCCGAGGTGCTCGGCGGGCCGGTGCCCACCGGCGGGCCGCACCCGGCCGTCGGGTACCTCGACCAGTCCCGGCCGCTGCCCGCGGGGTTCACCGTCGGCGAGACGCTGCGGCTGGGCCGGGCGCTCAACCCCGGCCGGTGGGACGACGACCGCGCCGCCCAGCTGGCCGGCGCGCTGCCGCACGGAGGCCGGGTCTCGACGCTGTCGGGCGGGCAGCGGGCGATGCTCGCGC harbors:
- a CDS encoding HAAS signaling domain-containing protein, encoding MTDDGVPAAELVERYLLRLRAATADLPADQREELLADLAAHLAEAVPPGSDELTARRVLDGLGAPELVAAAARKETGPVARPDAGPVEVYDVIAVLVLLLGGFAMPVLGWIVGVVLLWGSPRFSDQDKWLGTLAWPAVIAVGIVAFVAGGPLILMVGVLGLAALIWVCWHLLTAGRNAPGTPSVA
- a CDS encoding PadR family transcriptional regulator; translation: MSELRRGTVAFCVLALLDVRERYAVELVSELAASDALAAGQGTIYPLLSRLRSDGLVSTTWQESPAGPPRRYYRLTESGAAALAAFREEWSRFRDAVDGLLLAGSA
- a CDS encoding GntR family transcriptional regulator; protein product: MIEYRIDRRSGVAAYVQIVQQTKEALLLGTLQAGDRLPTAREVVEATAINPNTVLKAYRELERDGLVEAKRGVGTFIRPDAAVAGPAAGSPLRAEIEDWAARAVAAGLSREEADALTRAALARHYDRGEA